From a single Anaeromicrobium sediminis genomic region:
- a CDS encoding M20 metallopeptidase family protein: MVQKINEMVDSIEDWIIEQRRYLHMHPEGSKYEYETSNKIVKELTKLGIEVRTGYYNTGVVGIIRGEKEGPIVGLRFDMDALEMEELTDVPYKSVNKGFMHSCGHDGHTAMGLGVAKALTKMKEEIHGTIKLIFQPAEEDAPNGGGAQHMIKDGVLENPKVHCMVGMHIWPQVELGVLGSRPGVMMAASDPFVIKITGKGVHASLPNLGVDPIVIGSQIVNNIQTIVSRNIDPFEQAVISIGVFKGGTRYNVIPESVRLEGTVRSFDDKVREEVYKRLKKIVEDTASALGGKGELDYKFTYPPLINDEKIVKIAKESIIDMFGKEKYLDVPRPAPGGEDFAYFAKSVPSVFMFLGSGEEGKENHPPHSPYFNFNEKVLAIGTKAFIKTAINLGRSFYAE, encoded by the coding sequence ATGGTACAAAAAATTAATGAGATGGTAGATAGTATAGAAGACTGGATTATAGAGCAAAGAAGATATTTACATATGCATCCGGAAGGAAGTAAATATGAATATGAAACTTCAAATAAAATAGTGAAAGAGCTAACTAAATTAGGAATAGAAGTAAGAACTGGATATTACAATACAGGCGTGGTTGGAATTATTAGAGGGGAAAAAGAAGGTCCTATAGTGGGACTTAGGTTTGACATGGATGCATTAGAAATGGAAGAACTTACAGATGTTCCATATAAGTCGGTGAACAAAGGATTTATGCATTCTTGTGGACACGACGGACATACTGCAATGGGATTAGGAGTTGCAAAGGCATTAACGAAAATGAAAGAAGAAATACATGGGACGATTAAGTTGATATTTCAACCAGCAGAAGAGGATGCGCCAAATGGTGGTGGCGCTCAACATATGATAAAAGATGGAGTCCTAGAAAATCCAAAAGTTCATTGTATGGTTGGAATGCATATATGGCCACAAGTAGAGCTAGGAGTATTAGGAAGTAGACCTGGCGTTATGATGGCAGCATCAGATCCATTTGTCATAAAAATTACAGGAAAAGGGGTTCATGCATCTTTACCAAATTTAGGAGTAGATCCTATAGTAATTGGATCACAAATAGTGAATAATATTCAAACTATTGTAAGTAGAAATATAGATCCATTCGAACAGGCAGTTATCTCAATTGGAGTTTTTAAGGGAGGTACTAGATATAATGTAATACCTGAATCTGTAAGGTTAGAAGGGACAGTTAGGTCATTTGATGACAAAGTCAGAGAAGAAGTGTATAAGAGATTAAAGAAGATTGTAGAAGATACTGCATCAGCTTTAGGAGGGAAAGGGGAGTTAGATTATAAATTTACATATCCCCCTCTTATAAATGATGAAAAGATAGTTAAAATTGCAAAGGAATCAATTATAGATATGTTTGGAAAGGAAAAGTATTTGGATGTTCCTAGACCTGCACCAGGAGGTGAAGACTTTGCTTACTTTGCAAAATCTGTTCCCTCCGTATTTATGTTCTTAGGATCAGGGGAGGAAGGAAAAGAAAATCATCCACCACATAGTCCATATTTTAATTTTAATGAGAAAGTATTAGCTATTGGAACAAAGGCATTTATTAAGACAGCAATTAATTTAGGGAGGTCCTTTTATGCAGAATAA